In one Rugosibacter aromaticivorans genomic region, the following are encoded:
- the lpxD gene encoding UDP-3-O-(3-hydroxymyristoyl)glucosamine N-acyltransferase yields MALRLGEIVARLGGEIVGAGDTANLSIVRVAPLETAGPGDLSFLSNPKYRSQLGHTCASAVIMAQPADPADAINSNSFAVIVTPQPYLYYARVAQWLSPPPAVTPGIHASAVVEGQVAASASIGPHVTIGLGARIGEDVVIGANCSIGENVVIESATRLAPHVAIYAECHIGARCIVHSGVVIGADGFGFAREPAGAWVKIPQNGRVVIGDDVEIGANTTIDRGALGDTTVGNGVKLDNQIQIGHNVKIGIDTAIAGCVGVAGSAIIGERCSIGGAAMIQGHLTLADDVIVTTGTLVTKSITRAGTYSGSSPFLTHADWLRNFSHLRHLDAMADKIRALEQRLAAMEKKS; encoded by the coding sequence GTGGCGTTGCGACTGGGTGAGATTGTCGCTCGTCTCGGGGGCGAAATAGTCGGCGCTGGTGATACGGCAAATCTATCTATTGTGCGTGTTGCGCCGCTTGAAACGGCAGGTCCCGGCGACTTGTCCTTTTTGTCGAATCCAAAGTATCGCTCTCAGCTGGGTCATACGTGCGCATCGGCGGTGATCATGGCGCAGCCTGCAGACCCTGCAGATGCTATAAATTCAAACTCATTTGCGGTCATTGTCACGCCACAGCCTTATCTTTATTACGCCCGCGTTGCCCAGTGGTTGTCACCCCCTCCCGCTGTTACCCCCGGAATTCACGCCAGCGCAGTCGTTGAAGGTCAAGTAGCCGCCTCAGCCTCTATCGGTCCGCATGTGACGATAGGTCTCGGTGCCCGGATTGGCGAGGATGTTGTGATCGGCGCGAATTGCAGCATTGGGGAAAATGTGGTCATTGAGTCTGCAACGCGCTTGGCGCCACACGTGGCTATTTATGCTGAGTGCCACATTGGCGCGCGGTGTATCGTTCATTCGGGCGTGGTCATTGGTGCGGACGGGTTTGGTTTCGCCCGCGAACCTGCGGGTGCCTGGGTGAAGATTCCGCAAAATGGACGCGTTGTGATTGGTGATGATGTTGAAATTGGTGCCAACACGACGATAGATCGCGGTGCGTTGGGCGATACCACGGTGGGCAATGGCGTCAAGCTGGATAACCAGATTCAGATTGGGCATAACGTGAAAATCGGCATAGACACTGCCATTGCAGGCTGTGTTGGTGTTGCCGGTAGCGCCATTATCGGTGAGCGTTGCAGTATCGGCGGCGCCGCCATGATACAGGGCCATCTGACACTAGCCGACGACGTGATTGTGACCACAGGCACTTTGGTCACGAAATCAATTACGCGTGCCGGAACGTACAGCGGATCTTCCCCGTTTCTTACCCACGCTGACTGGCTGAGAAATTTTTCGCATCTGCGCCATCTTGATGCAATGGCCGATAAAATTCGCGCCCTTGAACAACGGCTTGCTGCCATGGAGAAAAAGTCATGA
- the bamA gene encoding outer membrane protein assembly factor BamA, giving the protein MNKKLLAGLVSALLARAVFAFEPFQIKDIRVEGIQRTEAGTVFSYLPVKIGDTINDEKAASAIKALFATGFFKDVRLEIDGQVLVVVLEERPAIATLDFVGLKSFKAEDLKKGLRDIGLAESRIFDRAMVERAEQELKRQYLSQGRYAVDVKVNVTPLERNRVGIKFIVNEGEVAKIKQINIVGAKAFKDSDLLKLMALSPSGWLTWYTKNDQYSKQKLSGDLETLRSYYMNQGYLEFNVESTQVSISADKQDIYITINISEGEKYTISSVKLAGNLLLPEAELLKLVKMKPGDVFSRESMTETTKAISDRLGDDGYAFANVNAAPELNKEKRQVAFTLMVDPGRRVYVRHINVLGNTRTRDEVIRREVRQMESAWYNGERIKKSRDRVDRLGYFEDVTMETPAVAGTTDQIDVDLKVKEKPTGNISLGAGFSSSEKLTLSGAVQQENVFGSGKHIGVQVSTSKSNRILSLSHTDPYYTVDGVSRGFDIYTRRTDTSSLSVSSFTADSTGGGVRYGVPIGEDDYIFLGLSADHTNLKTGTFSAQRYIDYVNKFGSASNTLSSTVGWQKDERDSLLYPTKGTLNSVSLEVALPGSTATYLRGTYKHQRFSHLNDTFTLALTGELGLARAYGNKEVPFFKNFYAGGIGSVRGFESNSLGPRDVLTGDFLGGTKRVTGSTELLFGLPGARQDRSFRFSAFVDGGGVFGEGEKLSATNFRFSTGLSASWNSPLGPLKFSVAKPLNKKTEDKVQAFQFQLGSTF; this is encoded by the coding sequence ATGAATAAAAAATTACTTGCTGGCTTAGTTTCAGCTTTGCTGGCACGGGCTGTTTTTGCATTCGAGCCATTTCAAATCAAGGATATTCGTGTTGAAGGCATTCAGCGCACGGAGGCGGGTACGGTGTTCTCGTATCTACCCGTCAAGATTGGCGATACGATCAATGATGAAAAAGCAGCCAGCGCGATCAAAGCGCTGTTCGCAACCGGATTTTTTAAGGACGTTCGTCTTGAGATTGATGGCCAGGTCCTGGTGGTTGTACTCGAAGAACGCCCCGCTATCGCGACACTTGATTTTGTTGGGTTGAAGTCATTCAAGGCGGAAGACCTTAAAAAAGGTTTGCGTGACATTGGGCTTGCTGAATCGCGTATTTTTGACCGTGCGATGGTGGAACGCGCTGAGCAGGAACTCAAGCGCCAATACCTCTCGCAAGGCCGTTATGCGGTTGATGTCAAAGTGAATGTTACTCCGCTAGAGCGCAATCGTGTGGGTATCAAGTTCATTGTGAATGAAGGCGAAGTTGCCAAAATCAAGCAGATCAATATTGTCGGCGCAAAAGCCTTTAAGGACAGCGATCTGCTCAAACTGATGGCGCTTAGCCCCTCTGGCTGGCTGACGTGGTACACAAAAAACGATCAGTACTCAAAGCAAAAACTTTCAGGTGATCTGGAAACGCTGCGCTCTTACTACATGAATCAGGGTTACCTCGAATTCAATGTCGAATCTACCCAGGTGTCTATTTCTGCTGACAAGCAAGATATTTACATCACCATCAATATCAGTGAAGGCGAAAAGTACACCATCTCATCAGTCAAGCTGGCTGGAAACCTTCTGCTGCCAGAAGCTGAGCTGCTCAAGCTCGTGAAAATGAAACCAGGCGATGTTTTTTCGCGCGAGTCGATGACTGAAACGACAAAAGCGATTAGCGATCGTTTAGGGGATGATGGTTACGCTTTTGCCAATGTGAATGCAGCCCCTGAACTCAATAAAGAAAAACGTCAGGTCGCCTTTACGTTGATGGTTGATCCCGGTCGGCGCGTCTATGTGCGGCACATTAATGTGCTGGGAAACACGCGAACCCGCGATGAAGTTATTCGCCGCGAAGTGCGCCAGATGGAATCGGCCTGGTATAACGGCGAGCGTATTAAAAAGTCACGCGATCGCGTCGATCGTCTGGGCTATTTTGAAGACGTGACCATGGAAACCCCTGCTGTTGCTGGGACAACAGATCAAATTGACGTGGATTTAAAGGTAAAGGAAAAACCGACTGGCAACATTTCATTGGGTGCAGGTTTCTCCAGCTCTGAAAAATTGACCTTATCGGGTGCCGTGCAGCAGGAAAACGTTTTTGGTAGCGGTAAGCACATTGGTGTACAGGTGAGTACCAGTAAATCCAACCGCATATTGTCTTTGTCGCATACCGACCCTTATTACACCGTGGATGGCGTTAGCAGAGGCTTTGACATTTATACTCGCCGAACAGACACGTCCTCACTTTCCGTGAGTAGTTTTACGGCGGACTCCACCGGTGGTGGCGTGCGCTATGGGGTGCCGATTGGCGAAGATGATTATATTTTTCTTGGCTTGTCTGCCGATCATACTAATTTAAAAACAGGGACTTTCTCCGCACAACGATATATCGACTACGTCAATAAGTTTGGCTCGGCAAGCAATACCTTGTCCTCCACCGTGGGTTGGCAGAAGGATGAACGTGACAGCCTGTTGTACCCGACCAAAGGCACCTTAAACAGCGTTAGCCTGGAAGTTGCGCTACCAGGAAGCACCGCAACTTATCTGCGCGGAACATATAAACACCAGCGCTTCTCGCATTTGAATGACACTTTTACCCTGGCATTGACGGGTGAGCTTGGTCTGGCCAGGGCCTATGGCAATAAAGAAGTCCCCTTCTTTAAAAACTTCTATGCGGGTGGCATCGGCTCTGTACGCGGGTTTGAATCCAACAGCCTGGGGCCAAGAGATGTGCTGACGGGTGACTTTTTAGGTGGCACTAAGCGCGTGACGGGTAGTACCGAGTTATTATTCGGTCTTCCAGGGGCCAGGCAGGATCGCTCTTTCCGCTTCAGTGCTTTCGTTGATGGAGGCGGGGTATTCGGCGAAGGTGAAAAACTCTCTGCGACAAATTTTCGTTTTAGTACGGGCCTTTCCGCTTCCTGGAACTCGCCTTTAGGGCCGCTCAAATTTTCTGTTGCCAAACCGCTCAACAAAAAAACGGAAGACAAAGTTCAAGCCTTCCAGTTTCAATTAGGATCTACTTTTTAG
- the lpxB gene encoding lipid-A-disaccharide synthase, with protein sequence MARIAMVAGEASSDQLAAHLIAALKTQRPDASFYGIGGPKMQREGFDSRWPAEKLAVRGYFEALRNYCDIARIRRQLLKTLLKDRPDIFIGVDGYDFNVWLEKKLKRAGIPTVHFVSPSIWAWRKSRLKKIVESMSHILALYPFEPALYAQTSVKCSYVGHPMADVIPLQTNRDAMRERLDIPLDQPVIALLPGSRQAELHYMAETFIATAQLLHARNPNALFLVPMASGETRLQFETALWKLKANELPLKMMFGHALDALAACDVALVASGTATLEAALVGRPMVITYKISPWSWRIMRHMGYQPWIGLPNILAGRFVVPEFLQDDATAENLAQAVGNLLVDHQVRDSIQRVFAGIHRLLRQNTAQKAAAAILPYLQKKQQTA encoded by the coding sequence ATGGCGCGTATTGCGATGGTCGCTGGCGAAGCTTCCAGCGACCAATTAGCGGCACATCTGATAGCCGCACTGAAAACCCAACGGCCAGACGCCAGCTTTTATGGCATTGGCGGGCCAAAAATGCAGCGCGAAGGGTTTGATTCACGCTGGCCAGCTGAAAAGCTTGCCGTGCGAGGCTATTTCGAGGCATTGCGCAACTATTGTGACATCGCCCGCATTCGCCGCCAATTACTCAAAACCTTGCTCAAAGACCGCCCGGATATTTTTATTGGCGTCGATGGCTATGACTTCAATGTGTGGCTGGAAAAAAAACTCAAGCGGGCGGGTATTCCTACCGTTCATTTTGTTAGCCCTTCCATTTGGGCCTGGCGCAAAAGCCGGTTGAAAAAAATCGTTGAATCCATGTCGCATATTCTGGCGCTATATCCGTTCGAGCCAGCGCTGTATGCCCAAACATCGGTTAAGTGCAGTTATGTAGGCCACCCCATGGCCGATGTGATTCCGCTGCAAACCAATCGGGATGCCATGCGTGAGCGTTTGGATATTCCGCTGGATCAACCAGTGATCGCGCTGCTCCCGGGTAGCCGGCAAGCCGAGCTGCACTACATGGCAGAGACCTTCATTGCCACCGCCCAATTGTTGCATGCCCGAAACCCCAACGCGCTGTTTTTGGTGCCCATGGCCTCGGGTGAAACCCGTCTGCAATTTGAAACCGCTTTATGGAAGCTCAAAGCGAACGAGTTACCGTTAAAGATGATGTTTGGCCATGCGCTCGATGCCCTTGCAGCGTGTGATGTGGCTTTGGTTGCCAGTGGCACAGCGACGCTGGAAGCCGCGCTGGTAGGCCGACCCATGGTGATTACCTACAAAATATCACCGTGGTCGTGGCGCATCATGCGTCATATGGGTTATCAGCCGTGGATAGGTTTGCCCAACATTCTGGCTGGCCGCTTTGTCGTGCCCGAATTTTTGCAGGACGATGCCACAGCGGAAAATCTTGCCCAGGCAGTGGGTAATTTACTGGTCGATCACCAAGTGCGGGATAGCATTCAGCGTGTGTTTGCAGGTATTCACCGCCTGCTACGGCAAAACACAGCACAAAAAGCTGCTGCTGCCATCTTGCCGTATCTGCAAAAAAAACAGCAAACGGCATGA
- the rnhB gene encoding ribonuclease HII encodes MSGQITAVRLVCGVDEAGRGPLAGPVYAAAVILDPARPIDGLDDSKKLSEKKRERLALEIREKALAFGIAFATVEEIDQINILQATLLAMRRAVEALPVQPAEALIDGNRCPPLAMPARAVIGGDALEPAISAASILAKTARDAEMRRIHADYPHYALDRHKGYDTAVHRAALEIHGPAHFHRKSFAPVRALLNKP; translated from the coding sequence ATGAGCGGGCAAATCACAGCGGTGCGGCTTGTGTGTGGCGTCGATGAAGCAGGCCGCGGCCCGCTGGCAGGCCCTGTGTATGCGGCAGCGGTGATTCTCGACCCGGCGCGGCCCATCGATGGCTTGGATGATTCGAAAAAATTGAGCGAGAAAAAACGCGAGCGTCTGGCGTTGGAAATCCGCGAAAAAGCACTCGCTTTTGGTATCGCTTTCGCCACGGTAGAAGAAATCGATCAGATCAATATTCTGCAAGCCACGCTGCTGGCCATGCGCCGCGCTGTTGAAGCATTGCCGGTCCAGCCGGCGGAAGCCTTGATTGACGGCAATCGCTGTCCGCCACTGGCCATGCCGGCACGTGCCGTCATTGGCGGCGACGCGCTGGAACCAGCCATCTCGGCCGCATCCATTCTCGCCAAAACCGCGCGCGATGCTGAAATGCGGCGCATCCACGCCGACTATCCGCACTACGCACTGGACCGGCACAAGGGTTATGACACCGCAGTGCACCGTGCTGCTTTAGAGATTCACGGCCCGGCTCATTTTCATCGGAAAAGTTTTGCACCGGTGCGCGCCTTGTTGAACAAACCATGA
- a CDS encoding OmpH family outer membrane protein yields MLKNIAITGIALLMLCGAAQADTKIGFINNQRILAESPQAAKAKKRIEKDFEKRDQELQRMVKQLQTLQESLDKNSPTLTEAERRTKERELADLTRDVQRKQREFREDLSQRQNDEMAAIFERINKVIKQIADAEKFDIILQEAVYFNQRIDITDKVIKALGDGTK; encoded by the coding sequence ATGCTGAAAAATATTGCTATTACTGGCATCGCGTTGCTCATGCTGTGTGGCGCGGCGCAGGCCGACACTAAAATTGGCTTTATTAATAATCAACGCATTTTGGCGGAGTCGCCACAGGCAGCCAAAGCGAAAAAAAGAATAGAAAAAGATTTCGAGAAGCGCGATCAAGAGCTGCAACGCATGGTGAAGCAGCTTCAGACGTTACAGGAATCATTAGACAAAAATTCGCCAACCTTGACGGAGGCCGAACGGCGCACTAAAGAACGTGAGCTAGCGGATCTGACCCGTGATGTTCAGCGTAAGCAGCGTGAGTTCCGTGAAGATCTCAGCCAGCGTCAAAATGACGAAATGGCGGCGATCTTTGAGCGGATAAACAAAGTGATCAAACAAATTGCTGACGCCGAAAAGTTTGACATCATTCTTCAGGAAGCCGTCTATTTCAACCAGCGCATCGATATTACCGACAAGGTTATCAAAGCGCTGGGCGATGGCACGAAGTAG
- the lpxA gene encoding acyl-ACP--UDP-N-acetylglucosamine O-acyltransferase: MTAIHPTAIVHAGAKLGEGVTIGPYSIIGEHVEIGDNTAIGPHVVVTGHTSIGKDNRIFQFCSIGEVPQDKKYAGEPTRLEIGDRNTIRECCTFNCGTAQDVGVTRMGDDNWIMAYVHVAHDCQIGNHVIFANSTQLAGHVHIGDWVILGGFTGVHQFVRVGAHSMTSVSSVLLQDMPPYVMAAGSPAQPRSINTEGLKRRGFSPEAIAAIRRAFKTLYKKGLTFEEAGTTIATEALTVPELDVLARFLAQPGRGIIR; the protein is encoded by the coding sequence ATGACAGCTATTCATCCTACCGCCATTGTTCATGCTGGCGCGAAATTGGGCGAGGGCGTCACTATCGGTCCTTATTCAATTATCGGCGAGCATGTCGAGATTGGCGACAATACCGCCATTGGGCCGCATGTTGTGGTGACAGGGCATACCTCGATTGGAAAAGACAACCGGATATTCCAGTTTTGCTCGATAGGCGAAGTGCCACAAGATAAAAAATATGCGGGCGAACCCACACGGCTTGAAATTGGCGACCGCAATACCATCCGTGAATGCTGCACATTCAACTGTGGCACAGCGCAGGACGTTGGCGTTACCCGCATGGGCGATGACAATTGGATCATGGCTTATGTGCATGTCGCGCATGATTGCCAGATCGGCAATCACGTTATTTTTGCCAACAGTACGCAACTGGCAGGGCACGTGCATATTGGCGACTGGGTTATCCTCGGAGGCTTTACCGGGGTGCATCAATTCGTGAGAGTTGGCGCTCATAGCATGACATCTGTTAGCTCTGTTTTACTGCAAGATATGCCCCCATATGTCATGGCGGCGGGCAGCCCGGCGCAGCCACGCAGCATTAATACAGAAGGCTTGAAACGGCGGGGATTTTCACCCGAAGCCATTGCCGCGATTCGCCGCGCTTTTAAAACCCTGTACAAAAAAGGCCTCACATTTGAAGAGGCCGGTACAACGATTGCCACAGAAGCCTTGACAGTACCTGAGCTCGATGTTCTGGCGCGTTTTCTTGCCCAGCCTGGTCGAGGAATTATCCGCTGA
- the fabZ gene encoding 3-hydroxyacyl-ACP dehydratase FabZ, producing the protein MDIHQVLSYLPHRYPFLLIDRVLEVIPGERISALKNVSINEPFFPGHYPHHPVMPGVLVIEAMAQAAAILSFKTLGQFPDDSSVYYFVGIDNARFKKPVSAGDQLLIDVKLQLNKRGIWKYSAVARVDGTIVAEADLICSVKPSGFALPAVA; encoded by the coding sequence ATGGACATCCATCAAGTCCTGAGTTATTTACCGCATCGTTACCCATTTTTACTGATCGACCGCGTGCTGGAAGTCATTCCCGGCGAGCGTATCAGCGCACTGAAAAACGTTAGCATTAACGAACCTTTTTTTCCTGGCCATTATCCGCATCATCCGGTGATGCCGGGTGTTCTGGTAATTGAAGCCATGGCGCAAGCGGCGGCGATTCTGTCGTTCAAGACGCTCGGCCAATTCCCCGACGATAGCTCGGTTTACTATTTTGTCGGCATCGACAATGCGCGCTTCAAAAAGCCCGTCAGCGCTGGCGATCAACTGCTGATCGACGTCAAACTGCAGCTTAACAAGCGCGGCATATGGAAATATTCCGCCGTCGCGCGGGTTGATGGCACCATCGTTGCTGAAGCCGATTTGATCTGCTCGGTCAAGCCCAGCGGCTTTGCACTTCCTGCGGTCGCATGA